From Aegilops tauschii subsp. strangulata cultivar AL8/78 chromosome 5, Aet v6.0, whole genome shotgun sequence:
cctccatagcgatgatggccccctccgggatcctcctccatggccttcggtgatgatggccccctccgggatcctcctccatggcctccggtgatgatgtccccctccggcagggtgccggagagggcctattTTTCGTAGCTACAGAGGCTTGCGtcgcggaactcccgatctagatttctttctggagttttctctatttataggagcTTTTGGCGTCGGGGAAAAgtcaagggggtccacgaggaggtGACAAGGCAGGGGCGCTCGTGCCGCTGAGATTGAAGAGCTCGGTGGAGATGCGTGTGTAGAGCCACTAGATGATGACAAGAAAGTCCTTGAGCCAGCGAGGGTTGTGCGGCTCGGGAGGAGAGGCATCGGAGATGTGGTGTAGCAGCGGCCGAGGTGGATCTCAAACAAGTGGCGCCAGTGGTAATAGTTTCGGCTATGGAGATAAAAAACTGTGGGGATGAAGGGGGGTAACATTAGTAATTGTGTCGCTGAAACAGAGAGAGGGAACGGTGAGGGTGGTGATGGAGGAGGTGGCCAGGAGAGTTTGGGTGACGGGCTGTGAGGGGTTGCCGGCACCGAGGTTGGTCGTGGTGCGCCGGGACGCCGGAAGTTAGGGAAGGATCTAGAGAAAATCCGATACCATGAAAACTGATCGAGTTCTTTCCTTAATCACGTGTCACGTCCAGAGTACAAGGGGATTACATAGAGGGGCGACGCCCAACCGAAGCCAGTACGTGCACGGGATCGTACGTAGATCGTGGGGAGACCAAGGTGGACCGAGTCACCTGTCTAACAGCACTCGCAGTCGTAGTTTCCGTAATCGTTGCACTCATCTTCAAAATCAGGAACGCTGACACAGTCGTCGTTCCCGTAATCGGAACTGTAGATGTGGATGGGCTCAGCACGCCACTCGATCATTAGGTTCTTGATCCTGGCGAATTTCTCTCGCAGCGCACGCTCGCCATCATCATTGATCTGGAAACAGTCGTGCAACCCAAGAACCTCGAGGAGCGGGCATCTCGCAAGGACGTCGGCCAGTTCTCCGGCGTTCATGTAAGCGCCGTCGAGTTCGAGGGTACGCAGCTCCAGCACAGGTGACTCTCTTATCACATTGATGGGTCGTGTCCTGAAGACGTCGCACCATGTAAGCCGAAGGGTAGTCAGTGAGGGCGACCTGCAGACAGTAGTGCCAGCCATCTTTCTCATAAAGATGTTCTaggaaagaatgaaattgataAAATTTCGAACAGAAAGCTAAgtgagattagaatagaaaaacACCTTTCGAAGATATACTGTAGGAGCTCATCGGTGACGAAGGACATCCCGGCGAACACCCGGAGCTGTCCGTCGGAACGGTCCACAGCCGCTTTCGCCATTGCGCACAGGACAAAATCGTCCTTCTCGAACACGACCTCATGGTTCTGCATGTCCACGGCTCGCCACACATCTGGCAACTTGGCCGCCTCTAGCCACGAGCGGCACACGAGGCCGGCGCCCATGAGGACCTCCACGGCGCCGAGACTGACGAAGATCGAGGCGAGGGCGTCGAGGGGCATCAGCGACCAGTCCCTGACCGTCGGCTCCAACAGGGGCGGTGCCATGTCGTCCATTGATGATCGATCGATCGATGGGTCTGGTAAGTTCAGAACTTAATTTTACAGAGGCGGGCCAGGGACGTGAACTGTCCGTCTTTGACTGTTGAAGACGAAGGGCTTGCTTCTCGCCTGCCAACTCAATAGTGTTTGCAGTTCATGTCCGAGTTGAACTAGACGTGTGTCCGTGTCCTAGTGTGTCTCTGGCTTGCATGCCATGGCGTGGTGGTAGCTGAGTGCAAGTCGGATTCTCACATTGGCCTAATTCTTGAAACTTGAATACTGAAAATTAAGTACAAATTTGATGTTATAGggaccgaagaagatgaagcagaTTGATTCTTTTCTCAGAGCTATCCAGGTAAATCAGCCTGGACCCTGAGTTTTGAATCTGAAGGAAATGCAACTATTTCAGAAGCCGGAGTCCAACTTTATATAAATTTTTGTGTAAAATATTTTTAGTCTAATCCATGAGAATGAAACTACTTTGAACAATTAATTGGGTTGATCGTCTTGCCTTAATGCATACGACTTCGCCAATTAATTTTGTAGATTGTGTTATTTGATTGTATCGGGAATTCGAAATTTTGTTTCCATTAAAAGTCCGTCAGAATAATTTCAAATCCTGGATTTGCTACTAGTATATCAGAGCATCTACAATAGCTGCCCTATAATACGGCATAACCACTTTTTATCTTGTCCTTGAGAATGAAACTAATTTGAACAATTAATTGTATTGATCGAATTGGCCAGTTATTTTTGTAGATTGTCTTATTTGATTGGGTCGTTGCTTCTATTTTAAGTATCGAGTcgtttgaaaattttgaaaaatatacATTGAACATTTATAGTATCCATTGATTTTTTTAATATATGTTGAACATTTTAAATAATACACAATGATCTTTTCTTAATATacaatgaacatttttgaaaaaaaaatatgaATACATGGGTTGAATTTTTCTGAATATGCATTGAATATTTACTAATTAATACGTTGAATTTTCATAatagatgatgaacatttttgtaattaAAAGGTGAGCTATTTCATAAaatatgatgaacatttttcttaatACGATGAACATTTTGTAACACACGGTTAACTTTTTATATAATACATAATAAAGagaagaaaacagaaaataaaaaaagtaaaagcaaaaaggaaaagaaatttAAAAGCAAAACCAGAACAAAACAACTGAAAACCGGACAAAACAGTGAAAAACTGAAAGCAAAAAAACCATagaagaaaaacaaataaaaacacAGGAAACAGCAGCGAAGGAAAACGGCACAGGAAATCCGTACGTGAGCCGGCCCATGTGCCGACTCGCTTCAGCGAACCCGCAGTTCCTAGACGCACACACGCGTCAAATAGGATCCACCAGGCCTGGGTGCCCGGGTCATGTAGCACTAAATTAAGAGAGAATTACTTATTTGGCCCCTTCTTAAATTCTGCTTCCCTTTTTGGCCCAAAAAACTTGTTTCTTCCCTTTTCGACACTTAAACT
This genomic window contains:
- the LOC109774935 gene encoding putative F-box/LRR-repeat protein 23, translated to MAPPLLEPTVRDWSLMPLDALASIFVSLGAVEVLMGAGLVCRSWLEAAKLPDVWRAVDMQNHEVVFEKDDFVLCAMAKAAVDRSDGQLRVFAGMSFVTDELLQYIFERSPSLTTLRLTWCDVFRTRPINVIRESPVLELRTLELDGAYMNAGELADVLARCPLLEVLGLHDCFQINDDGERALREKFARIKNLMIEWRAEPIHIYSSDYGNDDCVSVPDFEDECNDYGNYDCECC